A stretch of DNA from Thiothrix subterranea:
TGACTGTTAAAGCCGGTCAGGAAAAAGCTGCCGCTTTCTTGGAAACACGCCGTTACGCTGCAATCAAGGGCGCAACTACCGAGTTCAACAAGATGGAAGGTATCGCGGTCAACGACAAAGACAAAAAGCTTTACATGGCAATGTCTTATGTTGACAAAGGCATGTTGGAAGATGCGAAAGGCCCAGCGGACGACATTAAGCTGAAAAAGCTGAATGCTGGCGCAACTTACACACTGGACATGAAATCGGCTCAGAAAGACACAGCGGGTGCAGCGATCAACTCCGATTACGTTGCCACCAATATGTATGTTGAAACCGCATTGTTGGGTGAAGACATTGCAGTAGACGCCATGGGCAACACCGCTAACCCTAATAAAATCGCTAACACTGACAACATTTTCTTCTCTGAGAAAATGCGCACGCTGTTTGTGGGCGAAGACTCCGGTACACACGTCAACAACTTCGTCTGGGCATACAACGTCGATACCAAGAAGTTGAGCCGCATCCTGACGGCGCCAGTCGGCGCTGAGAACACAGGTTTGCAAGTTGTGGATGATATGAATGGCAACGCTTACATCATGAGCAACAGCCAGCACCACGGTGACTGGGCAACAGGTAAGAACGCTGAAGTCGACAAAGCTATCGCTGCTATCGACAAGTTCGACGCTAATTTCGGTTACATTGGCGGTCTGCCAGCTATCAAATAAGCTTTACGCAACGTAAAGTTTTAGTCTGAAGGCCGGTAAGTGCTGCTTATCGGCCTTCATTTGTGTGGAGCGAGGTATTATGAACAAATATTGGTTATCCGTTTGGGCATTATTGCTGGCATTGACAGGTTGTGGCGATGAGGTGGCGAATACCACCGCAAGCCCTCTTGAGCCTGCGATTGCCGCCGCACCCGGCGTAGGTTTGCGGGGTGATCGTGCCAACCCGGTGCTGTTTGAAAATCCTTACGCACACACGCCAGCGCAGTGTTACATCGAAACCTCCGGCGGCACCCAGAACGCCTGCCAATATTGCCACACCAATGCCGCCTATCAAGAAGGTTTGGGTAATAACAACCCACAAGCCGGTTTGGAAGACCGTATTGGCAATCTACAGCTTGAATACGCCTTTGCTGCGTATGACACCGTTGCGCCGCTCGCCACGGTGAACCGTTGGGAAAATACCCTAAAGCCTGAAAACTTACGCGCCGTGGTTGCCGCGATGGGCATTGATACCGCCGCGTGGGACATGCGCACGTATTTGCGCACTGACAATTGGCAGGCGGCTTATCAGCAACGCCCCGGTGATCCGAAACAATGGGATGCGGGAATGCAAGCGCCGTTTCGGTTATTCCCCGGTCTTGATCCGGCGGATTTGCCTGCCAGTAGCGATGGTTTTGTGCGCAGTCAGCAGGAAAAAAATGGTTTCTTTCGTGATGCGCAAGGTTGGATCACCGGCTGGCGGGCGCTGAATTTCATGCCGTATGGCATTTTTACCCCAATGACGGGTTCGGTTTCGGGCATCTACGTGCGCCTGCCGGAAAGCTTTATGCAGCGTGAGGATGGCAGTTTTGACCTTGCCACTTACGCGCAAAATTTGGATTTATTGGAACGCGCCATTCAGGGGCGTTTGTTGCCCACGGATAGCACCAGGTATTTGGGCAAAGCGAACACGGTCACGGTAGAGCGCGGTTTGTACCCCTTGGGAACTGAATTTGCGCACCCGCTGCATTACGTGGATATACGTGCTGATGGCACGGATGCCAGCATTAGCCCGTTCCCCGGCACGCGCAGTCGGCGGGTGAAAGAAGTGCGTTATATGTACAAAGCCCGGCATTGGCAGCCCGACCAATTTCGCCCAGCCGACAAAGCAGAAGGCACCAGCGTGTACGGCAATGATGAGCAAGGTTGGGTCGACAATGGCGCAGGCTGGTTATTGTCGGGTTACATTGAAGATAAAAATGGTGCATTGCGCCCGCAAACTCGCGAAGAAATGACGCAATGCATCGGTTGTCATAGCGGCATTACCCGCACGGAATTCCCGACGTTTACCTCCGGTTCTGGCAATACGGTGGATAGCACTTGGGCTATGCCGCGCAAATTTGCCGGTGATTTGGGCTGGCAAGAAATGAATTACTTGCTGTATCAAGCCGATCAAAACAGTGCCGACACCGCCGTACCGGGCAAGGCGCGGCAAGGCGACCCGCTCAACCGCGATCTGGGTAAAGGTGAATTGCGCTATTTCTTGGAAACCGTGGTGGGGGCGAGTTTGTACGGCGATATGCCTGCCGCGATTGAGGCGGTATTGGCGAGCACGATTCGTAAAGCCGATGGCTACAGCGCGGATTGGCCTGCGTTGGATACCTCTAGCGCTGAACGTTTCCAGCAAGTACAAGCCTTGCGCCAAACCTTGATGCGCGAATTCACTGCAAAAGGCGGGCATTTGGCAGCGGATGGCACGATTAAAGGCGGTTTATTGTACCCGCCAGAGCGCGATGCCTTGGCGACGGCAGCCCGTTACCGCCAAGTGGTGGTCAGCCAACGCTACACCAAGGGCAAAGACGTGTTTGCGGAAACGCCGGTCACGTTCCGCCATTTCCGCGACCCGGCTGAAGCATTGACACGGGTGGATGGCACGCCCTACCAAACCGGCGAAATTATTACCGAACGCGCGGTGGAATTGGATAACCCGGCAAGCTTCACCTACCGCGCCGGTAACATCGCCACGCAAATTGATGACAGCAAACCTTACCCGGAAGGCAATTACAACCCGGCTTATTTGCCACTGCTGAAATTCCCGCTGCAATTTGAAACTGCACCTGCGCCAGCAGCGCGTGCAATGCAACAGCGCTCGGATTGGAATGCGATTCCGCTCACGGATTTGCCGTTGTGCTTGTCGGGGATGTTACGCTTACCCACCGGGCAAGGTTTCGCGGTGATTGAACACCAAGACGGGCAATTTCTGGTGCAAAGCGGGCGCGAATTGCACACCCATCAAGGCGTGAAATTGGTGGAAGTCGGCGAACGTTACGCGCTGTTGCAACACGTTGACGACGGGCATTTGGAAAAATTGGAACTGGGTGTGCGTTCTCAGGCAACGGCGCCAGTGGCTGCACCGTTAACCATTGCCGCTGATGAATTGGCTTTTGTGGATTTGAAAGCATTTCGTGACAATGCCGCGCTTGACCCGTACCGCTTGTTTGATGCGGTACAGCCCGAAGCGGTGGTGGTTAGCGGTAAATTGTCCGGCTACCGTTTAAGCCCCGGCACTGACCCGGCATTATTCGTCAAAGCCGGGTTGAAAACCGGCGATGTGTTGCTGGCGGTCAATGGCGTGCGTTTGGAAAGCGAGGAACAAGCCGTGAAGTTGTTGGAGCAGTATTCTGGCACGATTCAATTAAGCTTGACCTTGCAGCGCGGCAAGGAAGAAGTCAATGTGCCAGTGAATTTCCAAGAATTAGAACTGGCATTTAATACGGTGGTTTCAGGTTAAATAATAATGCACATACTAATGGTTTCCGACGTGTATTTTCCGCGTGTGAATGGTGTTTCTACGTCTATTCAGGCATTCCGGCAGGCATTGCAAGCGGCGGGGCATCGGGTAACATTGATTGCCCCGGCTTACGCTGAAACGACGGCGGATGAAACCGACATTATCCGTATCAGCTCACGCCATGTGATCGTTGACCCGGAAGATCGCATGATGCGCATCCGCCATATTCACCGCTTGACTGATACGTTGCGGGCGGGGGATTACGACATTGTGCACATTCACACCCCGTTTGTGGCGCATTACGCCGGGTTGAAACTGGCACGCAAGCTGAAGTTGCCGGTGGTGGTGACTTACCACACGTTTTTTGAAGAATATCTCTATAACTACATCAAGTGGTTGCCGAAAGAGTGGTTGCGCTACGCGGCGCGGCGCTTTTCTCGTACCCAATGTGCCGAGCTGGATGCGTTGGTCGTGCCTTCCACCGCGATGCAGCAAGTGTTGGTCGATTACGGGGTAACAACGCCGTTGACGGTGTTGCCGACGGGTTTGGATATGAATGTGTTTGCCAGCGGTGATGCTGTGGCGTTTCGTCAGCAACACGGGATTGCACCGGAGCGCCCCATGATTCTATTCGTTGGGCGGGTGGCGTTTGAGAAAAATATCGGTTTTTTGCTGGATGTGACCGCGAAATTGCGTGAACGCATCCCCGATATTTTGTTGGTGATTGCCGGTGAAGGCCCTGCTGAAAAAGGCTTGCAAGCGCAAGTGACCCGCCAAGGCTTGCAACAGCAGGTGATGTTTGTCGGCTATTTGCCGCGTGATGGCGGTTTGCAGGCGTGTTACAAAGCGGCGGATGTGTTTGTGTTTGCTTCGCGCACCGAAACGCAAGGCTTGGTGTTGATTGAGGCAATGGCGTGCGGCACGCCCGTGGTTTCGACTGCTGTGTTGGGAACGAAGGATATTATGCAAGGCGAACACGGCGGTTTGATTGCCGAGGAAGAACCCGCTGCTTTTGCCGCACAGGTGGAACGTTTGCTGGGTGATCAGGCACTACATGCGGCGAAGGAGGAAGAGGCGGTGGCTTATGCGGCTACTTGGTCGCATACGGCACAGGCGGAAAAGTTGCTGGGGTTTTATCAGCAGGTTTCTGCGCGGCAGAACGGTTAGCATAGCGCCACATCCGCATTTCCAACCCTTGTTTGACCATGCCCCATTCGGTATCGAGGATGCTGTACACCGCCGTATCGCGCACCAGACCGTCGGGCATAATGGCGCTGCGGCGCAACACACCTTCTTGCACCGCACCGAGCTTTTCCAGTGACTGGCGCGAACGGACGTTGCGGATGTCGGTCTTGAATTGTACCCGCAACGTGCCAAAGGTCTCGAAGGCATGACGCATCAGCAGGTATTTGCACTCCAGATTCACGCCGCTGCGCTGGTATTCGCTGGCGTACCAAGTGCCGCCGATTTCCAGTTTCATGTGTTTCAGGCAGATGTCGCGGAAACGGGTGCTGCCAATCGCTTTGTCCGTGGCGTTGTGGATGACCGCAAACGGCAAGTCAGTGCCTAGATCACGCAGGCGGATGGCATTGTTGATGAAGGCTTCCATCGGTTCACGTTCTGCTAAATTGCCGTAGAACATGTAATGCCAGATGCGTTCATCGCGGGCAGCGTACAATAAATCGGGGATGTGGTTGGCGGTTAGGGGTTCAAGGCGTATCAAACGGCCTTCCAATATGACAGGTTGCAATGTCATGGTGGTTACTCCTCATCACAATAGGCAAGACAATACGCAGAAACTGCCTTGTGCCAAACCCGCGCCCAAAAACGCGCCGATCAGCACATCACTGGGGTAATGCAGCCCCAGAATCACCCGCGATAACGCCACCAATACCGTGAATGGCACGACCAGCACATACCATTCCGGGTAATAGTGCAGCAAGACCCAGCTAAATCCGACTGCGTGCAAGGTATGCCCGGAGGGGAAACTGAACTGGTCAAGTGCCGCCACATTCTGGAAAATAGTGTCGCTGTGGCTGTAAGGGCGTACCCGTTCGGTGGAGGTTTTCAGCCACTTGTAAATCAGCAAGGCTGCCAAACCGACCAAGGCCATGTGCGCCGATACGCGCAAGGCTTCCAGGCCGTAAATCAGTGGCAACATTAGCATCAGTACGTACCAGAACACCCCGTTACCCAGGCGGCTGATGGCAGCGAAAAACAGGCTGATGGGTTTGAGGTGATTGATCCGATTGAACAATAAGCACAATGGAATTTCACGGTCATTAAGTTGATGCAAGCGCTTCATGTTCATGGTGTACCTCGCGGAGCACGGTTTGAATGGTGTGATGCAGGCGTTCCACCACCTTTTCCCAGCTCAGGCCGAGCGCAGTCTGGTAGGCAGCCTGGCCTTGAGTGCGGCGTAAGTTGGGGTCGAGCGCCAATGCGATACTGGCTTCGATAAAGGCAGCAGTGTCGTCCAGCGGTATGCCCAT
This window harbors:
- a CDS encoding glycosyltransferase, producing the protein MHILMVSDVYFPRVNGVSTSIQAFRQALQAAGHRVTLIAPAYAETTADETDIIRISSRHVIVDPEDRMMRIRHIHRLTDTLRAGDYDIVHIHTPFVAHYAGLKLARKLKLPVVVTYHTFFEEYLYNYIKWLPKEWLRYAARRFSRTQCAELDALVVPSTAMQQVLVDYGVTTPLTVLPTGLDMNVFASGDAVAFRQQHGIAPERPMILFVGRVAFEKNIGFLLDVTAKLRERIPDILLVIAGEGPAEKGLQAQVTRQGLQQQVMFVGYLPRDGGLQACYKAADVFVFASRTETQGLVLIEAMACGTPVVSTAVLGTKDIMQGEHGGLIAEEEPAAFAAQVERLLGDQALHAAKEEEAVAYAATWSHTAQAEKLLGFYQQVSARQNG
- a CDS encoding phosphatase PAP2 family protein, which gives rise to MNMKRLHQLNDREIPLCLLFNRINHLKPISLFFAAISRLGNGVFWYVLMLMLPLIYGLEALRVSAHMALVGLAALLIYKWLKTSTERVRPYSHSDTIFQNVAALDQFSFPSGHTLHAVGFSWVLLHYYPEWYVLVVPFTVLVALSRVILGLHYPSDVLIGAFLGAGLAQGSFCVLSCLL
- a CDS encoding GNAT family N-acetyltransferase, giving the protein MTLQPVILEGRLIRLEPLTANHIPDLLYAARDERIWHYMFYGNLAEREPMEAFINNAIRLRDLGTDLPFAVIHNATDKAIGSTRFRDICLKHMKLEIGGTWYASEYQRSGVNLECKYLLMRHAFETFGTLRVQFKTDIRNVRSRQSLEKLGAVQEGVLRRSAIMPDGLVRDTAVYSILDTEWGMVKQGLEMRMWRYANRSAAQKPADKTPATFPPVPYATK